A single Cyprinus carpio isolate SPL01 chromosome A6, ASM1834038v1, whole genome shotgun sequence DNA region contains:
- the LOC109052629 gene encoding oxidative stress-responsive serine-rich protein 1-like isoform X2, translated as MERRVRKVDDKMHCYVLRLSNIMAAVEKVGNECEEETLQTAFKKLRVDAESSTTTVRVSESLASRLVARSSPEGAKSKMSSSKDNWLGCTRKSSRGVVRSQRRRRSKSPILHPPKFTYCSKMSPPPEQLKHKTPPEPDDTGAVKNEVAFSAPCSTVFGVVGYETHLPSPKGQESPLSPRMPSDEESAAENRPTLGCGPGSQEAGRGNDFQTLSKLQEAGQCPCGQRECQCPGWQGVEVYSFTGLRDVISECERKLPSPQDSSPNSRTSVGTSSSPRSCSEQARAYVDDITIEDLSGYMEYYLYIPKKMSHMAEMMYT; from the exons ATGGAGAGAAGGGTGAGGAAAGTGGATGATAAAATGCATTGTTATG ttttaagGCTGTCTAACATAATGGCTGCTGTGGAGAAAGTAGGCAATGAGTGTGAGGAGGAGACACTACAGACCGCTTTTAAGAAACTTCGTGTGGATGCTGAAAG TTCCACAACTACAGTCCGCGTCTCTGAGTCTTTGGCTTCCAGACTGGTTGCTCGAAGCAGCCCCGAAGGAGCCAAATCCAAGATGAGCTCCTCGAAAGATAACTGGCTTGG ATGCACAAGAAAGTCATCAAGAGGAGTTGTGAGGAGCCAGCGACGTCGGCGATCAAAATCTCCGATCCTTCATCCTCCAAAGTTTACTTACTGCAGCAAAATGTCTCCCCCTCCTGAACAGCTCAAACACAAGACCCCGCCAGAGCCCGACGACACCGGCGCCGTCAAGAACGAAGTAGCATTCTCAGCGCCGTGCTCCACTGTATTCGGTGTCGTCGGCTATGAAACCCACCTCCCTTCTCCAAAGGGTCAGGAATCGCCCCTCAGTCCCAGAATGCCCTCGGATGAAGAGAGCGCTGCCGAAAACAGGCCCACTTTAGGATGTGGGCCGGGATCTCAGGAGGCGGGCAGAGGTAATGACTTTCAAACTCTGTCCAAGTTGCAGGAGGCCGGTCAGTGCCCGTGTGGGCAGCGGGAATGCCAGTGTCCTGGTTGGCAGGGGGTCGAGGTTTACTCATTCACCGGCCTTCGAGATGTGATCTCCGAATGCGAGCGGAAGCTTCCCAGCCCGCAGGACAGTTCACCCAACAGCAGAACTTCCGTTGGGACGTCCAGCTCCCCTCGCTCTTGTTCCGAACAGGCCCGCGCCTACGTGGATGACATCACGATAGAGGACCTTTCCGGATACATGGAATATTACCTTTACATCCCCAAGAAGATGTCGCACATGGCTGAGATGATGTACacctga
- the LOC109052629 gene encoding oxidative stress-responsive serine-rich protein 1-like isoform X3, whose product MAAVEKVGNECEEETLQTAFKKLRVDAESSTTTVRVSESLASRLVARSSPEGAKSKMSSSKDNWLGCTRKSSRGVVRSQRRRRSKSPILHPPKFTYCSKMSPPPEQLKHKTPPEPDDTGAVKNEVAFSAPCSTVFGVVGYETHLPSPKGQESPLSPRMPSDEESAAENRPTLGCGPGSQEAGRGNDFQTLSKLQEAGQCPCGQRECQCPGWQGVEVYSFTGLRDVISECERKLPSPQDSSPNSRTSVGTSSSPRSCSEQARAYVDDITIEDLSGYMEYYLYIPKKMSHMAEMMYT is encoded by the exons ATGGCTGCTGTGGAGAAAGTAGGCAATGAGTGTGAGGAGGAGACACTACAGACCGCTTTTAAGAAACTTCGTGTGGATGCTGAAAG TTCCACAACTACAGTCCGCGTCTCTGAGTCTTTGGCTTCCAGACTGGTTGCTCGAAGCAGCCCCGAAGGAGCCAAATCCAAGATGAGCTCCTCGAAAGATAACTGGCTTGG ATGCACAAGAAAGTCATCAAGAGGAGTTGTGAGGAGCCAGCGACGTCGGCGATCAAAATCTCCGATCCTTCATCCTCCAAAGTTTACTTACTGCAGCAAAATGTCTCCCCCTCCTGAACAGCTCAAACACAAGACCCCGCCAGAGCCCGACGACACCGGCGCCGTCAAGAACGAAGTAGCATTCTCAGCGCCGTGCTCCACTGTATTCGGTGTCGTCGGCTATGAAACCCACCTCCCTTCTCCAAAGGGTCAGGAATCGCCCCTCAGTCCCAGAATGCCCTCGGATGAAGAGAGCGCTGCCGAAAACAGGCCCACTTTAGGATGTGGGCCGGGATCTCAGGAGGCGGGCAGAGGTAATGACTTTCAAACTCTGTCCAAGTTGCAGGAGGCCGGTCAGTGCCCGTGTGGGCAGCGGGAATGCCAGTGTCCTGGTTGGCAGGGGGTCGAGGTTTACTCATTCACCGGCCTTCGAGATGTGATCTCCGAATGCGAGCGGAAGCTTCCCAGCCCGCAGGACAGTTCACCCAACAGCAGAACTTCCGTTGGGACGTCCAGCTCCCCTCGCTCTTGTTCCGAACAGGCCCGCGCCTACGTGGATGACATCACGATAGAGGACCTTTCCGGATACATGGAATATTACCTTTACATCCCCAAGAAGATGTCGCACATGGCTGAGATGATGTACacctga
- the LOC109052629 gene encoding oxidative stress-responsive serine-rich protein 1-like isoform X1: MIKCIVMGFLRLSPNINSCTCGEKSKQELTKLFPFPMDLDLMSFASVLRLSNIMAAVEKVGNECEEETLQTAFKKLRVDAESSTTTVRVSESLASRLVARSSPEGAKSKMSSSKDNWLGCTRKSSRGVVRSQRRRRSKSPILHPPKFTYCSKMSPPPEQLKHKTPPEPDDTGAVKNEVAFSAPCSTVFGVVGYETHLPSPKGQESPLSPRMPSDEESAAENRPTLGCGPGSQEAGRGNDFQTLSKLQEAGQCPCGQRECQCPGWQGVEVYSFTGLRDVISECERKLPSPQDSSPNSRTSVGTSSSPRSCSEQARAYVDDITIEDLSGYMEYYLYIPKKMSHMAEMMYT, translated from the exons ATGATAAAATGCATTGTTATG GGCTTCCTACGGCTTTCTCCAAACATAAACTCATGCACATGTGGGGAAAAGAGTAAACAAGAACTCACCAAACTTTTTCCATTCCCCATGGATTTGGATTTAATGAGCTTTGCATCTg ttttaagGCTGTCTAACATAATGGCTGCTGTGGAGAAAGTAGGCAATGAGTGTGAGGAGGAGACACTACAGACCGCTTTTAAGAAACTTCGTGTGGATGCTGAAAG TTCCACAACTACAGTCCGCGTCTCTGAGTCTTTGGCTTCCAGACTGGTTGCTCGAAGCAGCCCCGAAGGAGCCAAATCCAAGATGAGCTCCTCGAAAGATAACTGGCTTGG ATGCACAAGAAAGTCATCAAGAGGAGTTGTGAGGAGCCAGCGACGTCGGCGATCAAAATCTCCGATCCTTCATCCTCCAAAGTTTACTTACTGCAGCAAAATGTCTCCCCCTCCTGAACAGCTCAAACACAAGACCCCGCCAGAGCCCGACGACACCGGCGCCGTCAAGAACGAAGTAGCATTCTCAGCGCCGTGCTCCACTGTATTCGGTGTCGTCGGCTATGAAACCCACCTCCCTTCTCCAAAGGGTCAGGAATCGCCCCTCAGTCCCAGAATGCCCTCGGATGAAGAGAGCGCTGCCGAAAACAGGCCCACTTTAGGATGTGGGCCGGGATCTCAGGAGGCGGGCAGAGGTAATGACTTTCAAACTCTGTCCAAGTTGCAGGAGGCCGGTCAGTGCCCGTGTGGGCAGCGGGAATGCCAGTGTCCTGGTTGGCAGGGGGTCGAGGTTTACTCATTCACCGGCCTTCGAGATGTGATCTCCGAATGCGAGCGGAAGCTTCCCAGCCCGCAGGACAGTTCACCCAACAGCAGAACTTCCGTTGGGACGTCCAGCTCCCCTCGCTCTTGTTCCGAACAGGCCCGCGCCTACGTGGATGACATCACGATAGAGGACCTTTCCGGATACATGGAATATTACCTTTACATCCCCAAGAAGATGTCGCACATGGCTGAGATGATGTACacctga